The proteins below come from a single Zea mays cultivar B73 chromosome 8, Zm-B73-REFERENCE-NAM-5.0, whole genome shotgun sequence genomic window:
- the LOC103635502 gene encoding uncharacterized protein isoform X2 codes for MPPAVAPASPRQDPSGSSLSAAAAAASMANPVLGLGLAPPGAEPSAGTPPSSRRAPRLAKRRHAPASSRFRAAQASVGTWNPFGGGGGTDGQTRGFVFGAASPVSQQPSEPAVEISSSSEAPFVFQSVRENLPRFEEGLSGSSMLPDKMGKLNLRTSGEVGDGLGQGRDRKDGSSAFGVDISGLFSNKEDNGLQEKLTQLNLGHREPLQSEKRDSANGVPQAFVFGCNGAGSFADCKNTVASGAQSDDPSSVCGTDAKAMAGKSTQFNIGSQAPSWGGGIEGTNGAPEAFTFQSTAVSGHVDNINNVVSGANTSANTSSSTVAKGVGDVDLLPEKLTRLNIGSDMPLHESKSGYQPKVFRAVQGTIFGNETSSTSDRSSEFLSANSNTSSSSSDLFSTANSNTSNSANGTYCFPPEKTPDLNAGEGVMSESLESDSSNCPPQTFLFERNETRSSVSHSASIAMDDGGNFVNHKNTDTCSSARGTFDYAGALPEKMTKLNIGCRNSYHSRKDETATEPPEVFVFGCNVSSFSSTHTASKSHDPTTPEFCFQSKAEATSGYGAVPQTKVQESYLFTTLNNSCSPSTFENAVPAFSFGTMDAEIETAPDDHFSVKQDLPGFSRETLFGLDSIKSAYKDKREAHKGKMKNKRPTRLKQHAQLHQVISKEACNDGKSSDLAGDYSPMDCSPYPAEAEHVPTEAYVASGQPVHIGDSVISNWNTSCAEDDVVSATEHLIIDVNLPMFGDEGRGPKLDASESNFGSSFSSFQGDQSNGPQHSFTNIGQDCNDNTYRTPHDFVEPPAFQSSSSNFSGLNFRFGVSSSPQISAAAQRRNTRRKLRTKGSLASKPSTIGSFEQSKSSQDTKGMRFFCETSKNEDPVKEQPSRKSSTSAALEACETWRTSGNKAYENGHFATAEDYYTRGINSVTHYGVSGHCSRALMLCYSNRAATRMSLGMMWEALQDCLTATSIDPTFLKAKVRAANCHLALGDLEDALRSYMACLNSNTGSSSDPKILAEASDGLERVKRVIDWVSLCKELIEKKTSPEATKALELISNALHICPYSDSLKEMKAEALLMLRRYEEVIQLCQESVNPTERKPALFKDNGEPKNSSLFEQTHFSGRYWRPYLICKSYFLSGKLDEAVELLKKHEQVTPVKESDVNTYQENFSSLSAIIRELLSLKAAGNESFQAGRYSDAVKQYSAALACNSESRAFSAVCFCNRAAAYQALGQVTDAIADCSLAMVLDTNYPKAISRRATLYEMIRDYGHAANDLRKLISLLEKKVNVSGISPKAFNKHKDIKQAHARLSHIHAEAKNDTPLNLYLILGVEPSCSSADIKKAYRKAALRHHPDKAAQLLVRNENAEDGFWRDVIKEVYADADHLFKTIGEAYNVLSDPDKRQEYDFEENLRNARRVSSSRSMRRSPEHNYSDRGFNPRQWQSSRASRWYSKSDDYW; via the exons cacgccgcgcGCCGCGCTTGGCCAAGCGGCGCCACGCGCCCGCCTCCTCCCGTTTCCGCGCGGCGCAGGCCTCAGTCGGAACATGGAACCCgtttggcggcggcggcggtacgGATGGACAGACTCGAGGTTTTGTGTTTGGTGCTGCTTCCCCAGTGAGCCAGCAGCCTTCGGAGCCAGCAGTGGAGATATCTTCATCCAGTGAGGCGCCCTTCGTGTTTCAGAGTGTGAGGGAGAACCTTCCTCGGTTTGAGGAGGGATTGTCTGGTTCATCAATGCTCCCTGATAAGATGGGGAAGCTGAACCTGCGCACATCAGGTGAGGTTGGCGATGGTCTCGGTCAGGGGAGGGATCGAAAGGATGGAAGTTCAGCATTTGGTGTTGATATATCTGGTTTGTTTTCTAACAAGGAAGATAATGGGCTCCAGGAGAAGCTTACACAGTTGAATTTAGGCCACAGAGAACCCTTGCAAAGTGAGAAGAGGGATAGTGCTAATGGTGTGCCACAAGCATTTGTGTTTGGATGTAATGGAGCTGGGAGTTTTGCTGATTGTAAGAACACAGTTGCCTCTGGTGCACAGTCAGATGATCCTAGTTCAGTTTGTGGCACTGATGCAAAAGCTATGGCTGGGAAGTCGACGCAATTCAATATAGGCAGTCAAGCACCTTCCTGGGGTGGAGGGATTGAGGGTACTAATGGAGCACCAGAAGCTTTCACGTTTCAAAGTACCGCAGTAAGTGGTCATGTGGATAATATAAACAATGTTGTCTCCGGTGCCAATACCAGTGCCAATACAAGTTCGTCCACTGTTGCTAAAGGTGTGGGTGATGTAGATTTGCTTCCAGAAAAGTTAACACGGTTGAATATAGGAAGTGACATGCCCTTGCATGAGTCGAAAAGTGGTTATCAGCCCAAAGTGTTTAGAGCAGTCCAAGGGACAATTTTTGGAAATGAAACAAGCAGCACATCAGATAGGAGCAGTGAATTCCTCTCTGCAAATAGCAATACTTCTAGTTCAAGCAGTGATTTGTTCTCTACAGCAAATAGCAACACTTCTAATTCAGCTAATGGCACTTACTGTTTTCCTCCAGAGAAGACACCAGATTTGAATGCAGGAGAGGGAGTCATGTCGGAGAGCTTGGAAAGTGATAGTTCTAACTGTCCACCACAAACCTTTTTATTTGAAAGAAATGAAACCCGAAGCTCTGTTTCACACTCTGCAAGCATAGCCATGGATGACGGTGGCAATTTTGTCAATCACAAAAATACTGACACCTGTAGTTCAGCTCGTGGTACATTTGATTATGCAGGTGCTCTCCCAGAGAAGATGACGAAATTAAATATAGGATGCAGAAATTCATACCATAGCAGGAAAGATGAAACTGCTACTGAACCACCAGAAGTATTTGTATTTGGGTGTAATGTTTCTAGCTTTTCTTCTACCCATACTGCAAGTAAATCACATGATCCCACGACTCCTGAATTTTGTTTTCAAAGTAAAGCAGAGGCAACTTCAGGATATGGGGCTGTTCCCCAAACCAAAGTTCAGGAGTCATACTTGTTTACGACTTTGAATAATTCTTGTAGTCCCTCTACTTTTGAGAATGCAGTTCCTGCTTTCAGTTTTGGGACAATGGATGCAGAAATAGAAACTGCTCCAGATGATCATTTTTCTGTCAAACAGGATTTGCCTGGGTTTTCCAGGGAGACCTTATTTGGTTTAGACAGTATAAAATCTGCATACAAGGACAAAAGGGAAGCACACAAAGGCAAAATGAAAAATAAAAGGCCAACTAGGCTAAAGCAACATGCTCAGCTCCATCAGGTTATTTCTAAGGAAGCCTGTAACGATGGAAAATCATCAGATTTAGCAGGTGACTATTCACCAATGGATTGTTCGCCATATCCTGCAGAAGCTGAACATGTGCCAACAGAGGCATATGTGGCTTCTGGTCAGCCCGTTCACATTGGTGATAGTGTTATCTCAAACTGGAACACCAGCTGTGCTGAAGATGATGTAGTTTCTGCAACCGAGCACTTGATTATTGATGTAAACCTACCAATGTTTGGAGATGAAGGTAGAGGACCGAAACTAGATGCATCTGAGAGCAATTTTGGTAGCAGCTTTTCTAGTTTTCAAGGAGATCAAAGTAATGGACCACAGCATTCTTTCACTAATATTGGGCAAGACTGTAACGATAATACCTACAGAACTCCCCATGATTTTGTTGAGCCTCCTGCTTTTCAATCAAGCTCATCAAATTTCAGTGGGCTGAACTTTAGATTCGGTGTGTCATCCTCTCCACAAATCTCTGCAGCAGCACAAAGACGTAACACAAGAAGGAAGTTAAGAACAAAGGGCAGTCTGGCATCGAAACCTTCAACTATCGGCTCTTTTGAACAGTCAAAATCTTCACAAGATACTAAGGGCATGCGGTTTTTCTGTGAAACAAGCAAAAATGAAGACCCAGTGAAAGAGCAACCGTCAAGAAAGTCTTCTACTTCTGCGGCCTTGGAGGCTTGTGAAACCTGGCGTACTAG TGGAAATAAAGCCTATGAAAATGGGCACTTTGCTACTGCAGAGGATTATTATACCCGTGGAATAAACTCTGTTACCCACTATGGTGTTTCTGGACATTGTTCTCGCGCATTGATGCTGTGTTACAGCAACCGTGCAGCTACAAGAATGTCGCTTGGCATGATgtgggaagcacttcaagattgttTGACTGCTACATCAATTGACCCCACCTTTCTTAAAGCTAAAGTTAGAGCTGCCAA TTGCCATCTTGCATTGGGCGATCTTGAAGATGCATTAAGGAGTTACATGGCCTGTTTGAACAGTAACACTGGGAGTTCTTCTGACCCTAAAATATTAGCCGAGGCTTCTGATGGCCTGGAAAGAGTCAAG AGAGTGATCGATTGGGTATCCCTGTGCAAGGAACTTATTGAGAAAAAAACATCTCCTGAAGCAACAAAAGCCTTAGAATTGATCTCCAATGCATTGCACATATGTCCATATTCAGACAGCCTCAAGGAGATGAAGGCAGAGGCATTGCTGATG CTACGAAGATACGAAGAAGTGATTCAACTATGTCAGGAGTCTGTAAATCCGACTGAAAGAAAGCCAGCTTTATTCAAAGATAATGGAGAACCAAAGAATTCCAGTCTCTTTGAACAAACACACTTCTCTGGAAGGTATTGGCGGCCCTATCTCATTTGCAAGTCTTATTTCCTTTCAGGCAAGCTGGATGAGGCTGTCGAATTATTAAAGAAACATGAGCAAGTCACACCTGTCAAAGAAAG TGACGTGAACACATATCAAGAAAATTTCTCATCATTGTCAGCGATTATAAGAGAACTACTTTCCCTTAAG GCTGCTGGAAATGAATCATTTCAAGCTGGTAGATATTCAGATGCTGTCAAACAGTATTCAGCAGCTTTGGCATGTAATAGTGAATCGCGCGCATTTTCAGCTGTCTGTTTTTGCAATCGCGCAGCTGCGTATCAAGCACTCGGTCAAGTTACTGATGCAATAGCTGATTGTTCACTTGCCATGGTTCTTGATACAAATTACCCCAAG GCAATTTCAAGACGAGCCACCTTATACGAGATGATAAGGGATTATGGACATGCTGCTAATGATTTAAGGAAGCTAATCTCACTTCTTGAAAAGAAAGTCAATGTGTCTGGAATATCACCAAAAGCTTTTAACAAGCATAAAGATATCAAGCAAGCACATGCGAGGCTTTCACACATACATGCTGAAGCAAAAAACGATACCCCCCTGAATTTGTATTTAATCTT GGGAGTGGAGCCATCCTGCTCTTCAGCAGATATTAAGAAGGCATACCGGAAAGCTGCATTGAGACATCACCCAGACAAG GCTGCTCAATTATTAGTAAGGAACGAGAATGCTGAAGATGGATTTTGGAGGGATGTTATCAAGGAAGTCTATGCAGATGCGGATCATCTGTTCAAAACAATTGGGGAGGCATATAATGTTCTTTCTGACCCGGACAAG CGTCAAGAGTACGACTTTGAAGAGAATCTAAGAAATGCTCGGAGAGTATCGAGTTCAAGGAGCATGCGTAGGTCACCTGAACATAACTACAGCGACAGAGGCTTTAATCCACGGCAGTGGCAGTCAAGCAGAGCATCACGTTGGTACAGCAAATCAGACGATTACTGGTAA
- the LOC103635502 gene encoding serine-rich adhesin for platelets isoform X3, translated as MPPAVAPASPRQDPSGSSLSAAAAAASMANPVLGLGLAPPGAEPSAGTPPSSRRAPRLAKRRHAPASSRFRAAQASVGTWNPFGGGGGTDGQTRGFVFGAASPVSQQPSEPAVEISSSSEAPFVFQSVRENLPRFEEGLSGSSMLPDKMGKLNLRTSGEVGDGLGQGRDRKDGSSAFGVDISGLFSNKEDNGLQEKLTQLNLGHREPLQSEKRDSANGVPQAFVFGCNGAGSFADCKNTVASGAQSDDPSSVCGTDAKAMAGKSTQFNIGSQAPSWGGGIEGTNGAPEAFTFQSTAVSGHVDNINNVVSGANTSANTSSSTVAKGVGDVDLLPEKLTRLNIGSDMPLHESKSGYQPKVFRAVQGTIFGNETSSTSDRSSEFLSANSNTSSSSSDLFSTANSNTSNSANGTYCFPPEKTPDLNAGEGVMSESLESDSSNCPPQTFLFERNETRSSVSHSASIAMDDGGNFVNHKNTDTCSSARGTFDYAGALPEKMTKLNIGCRNSYHSRKDETATEPPEVFVFGCNVSSFSSTHTASKSHDPTTPEFCFQSKAEATSGYGAVPQTKVQESYLFTTLNNSCSPSTFENAVPAFSFGTMDAEIETAPDDHFSVKQDLPGFSRETLFGLDSIKSAYKDKREAHKGKMKNKRPTRLKQHAQLHQVISKEACNDGKSSDLAGDYSPMDCSPYPAEAEHVPTEAYVASGQPVHIGDSVISNWNTSCAEDDVVSATEHLIIDVNLPMFGDEGRGPKLDASESNFGSSFSSFQGDQSNGPQHSFTNIGQDCNDNTYRTPHDFVEPPAFQSSSSNFSGLNFRFGVSSSPQISAAAQRRNTRRKLRTKGSLASKPSTIGSFEQSKSSQDTKGMRFFCETSKNEDPVKEQPSRKSSTSAALEACETWRTSGNKAYENGHFATAEDYYTRGINSVTHYGVSGHCSRALMLCYSNRAATRMSLGMMWEALQDCLTATSIDPTFLKAKVRAANCHLALGDLEDALRSYMACLNSNTGSSSDPKILAEASDGLERVKGSDTLTMAKALSALLAEETRLNSLTSTGGNPHSVLAAAQKPKNIFKPCDHCGKTNHRSELCFVKFPDKLTDFRARRAARGRGPGPSNRGSVAVAATSSACTSESAWVLDSGASFHVTSDQSKLASTTPVTDGASVQTADGPSYRGSDWDWPSP; from the exons cacgccgcgcGCCGCGCTTGGCCAAGCGGCGCCACGCGCCCGCCTCCTCCCGTTTCCGCGCGGCGCAGGCCTCAGTCGGAACATGGAACCCgtttggcggcggcggcggtacgGATGGACAGACTCGAGGTTTTGTGTTTGGTGCTGCTTCCCCAGTGAGCCAGCAGCCTTCGGAGCCAGCAGTGGAGATATCTTCATCCAGTGAGGCGCCCTTCGTGTTTCAGAGTGTGAGGGAGAACCTTCCTCGGTTTGAGGAGGGATTGTCTGGTTCATCAATGCTCCCTGATAAGATGGGGAAGCTGAACCTGCGCACATCAGGTGAGGTTGGCGATGGTCTCGGTCAGGGGAGGGATCGAAAGGATGGAAGTTCAGCATTTGGTGTTGATATATCTGGTTTGTTTTCTAACAAGGAAGATAATGGGCTCCAGGAGAAGCTTACACAGTTGAATTTAGGCCACAGAGAACCCTTGCAAAGTGAGAAGAGGGATAGTGCTAATGGTGTGCCACAAGCATTTGTGTTTGGATGTAATGGAGCTGGGAGTTTTGCTGATTGTAAGAACACAGTTGCCTCTGGTGCACAGTCAGATGATCCTAGTTCAGTTTGTGGCACTGATGCAAAAGCTATGGCTGGGAAGTCGACGCAATTCAATATAGGCAGTCAAGCACCTTCCTGGGGTGGAGGGATTGAGGGTACTAATGGAGCACCAGAAGCTTTCACGTTTCAAAGTACCGCAGTAAGTGGTCATGTGGATAATATAAACAATGTTGTCTCCGGTGCCAATACCAGTGCCAATACAAGTTCGTCCACTGTTGCTAAAGGTGTGGGTGATGTAGATTTGCTTCCAGAAAAGTTAACACGGTTGAATATAGGAAGTGACATGCCCTTGCATGAGTCGAAAAGTGGTTATCAGCCCAAAGTGTTTAGAGCAGTCCAAGGGACAATTTTTGGAAATGAAACAAGCAGCACATCAGATAGGAGCAGTGAATTCCTCTCTGCAAATAGCAATACTTCTAGTTCAAGCAGTGATTTGTTCTCTACAGCAAATAGCAACACTTCTAATTCAGCTAATGGCACTTACTGTTTTCCTCCAGAGAAGACACCAGATTTGAATGCAGGAGAGGGAGTCATGTCGGAGAGCTTGGAAAGTGATAGTTCTAACTGTCCACCACAAACCTTTTTATTTGAAAGAAATGAAACCCGAAGCTCTGTTTCACACTCTGCAAGCATAGCCATGGATGACGGTGGCAATTTTGTCAATCACAAAAATACTGACACCTGTAGTTCAGCTCGTGGTACATTTGATTATGCAGGTGCTCTCCCAGAGAAGATGACGAAATTAAATATAGGATGCAGAAATTCATACCATAGCAGGAAAGATGAAACTGCTACTGAACCACCAGAAGTATTTGTATTTGGGTGTAATGTTTCTAGCTTTTCTTCTACCCATACTGCAAGTAAATCACATGATCCCACGACTCCTGAATTTTGTTTTCAAAGTAAAGCAGAGGCAACTTCAGGATATGGGGCTGTTCCCCAAACCAAAGTTCAGGAGTCATACTTGTTTACGACTTTGAATAATTCTTGTAGTCCCTCTACTTTTGAGAATGCAGTTCCTGCTTTCAGTTTTGGGACAATGGATGCAGAAATAGAAACTGCTCCAGATGATCATTTTTCTGTCAAACAGGATTTGCCTGGGTTTTCCAGGGAGACCTTATTTGGTTTAGACAGTATAAAATCTGCATACAAGGACAAAAGGGAAGCACACAAAGGCAAAATGAAAAATAAAAGGCCAACTAGGCTAAAGCAACATGCTCAGCTCCATCAGGTTATTTCTAAGGAAGCCTGTAACGATGGAAAATCATCAGATTTAGCAGGTGACTATTCACCAATGGATTGTTCGCCATATCCTGCAGAAGCTGAACATGTGCCAACAGAGGCATATGTGGCTTCTGGTCAGCCCGTTCACATTGGTGATAGTGTTATCTCAAACTGGAACACCAGCTGTGCTGAAGATGATGTAGTTTCTGCAACCGAGCACTTGATTATTGATGTAAACCTACCAATGTTTGGAGATGAAGGTAGAGGACCGAAACTAGATGCATCTGAGAGCAATTTTGGTAGCAGCTTTTCTAGTTTTCAAGGAGATCAAAGTAATGGACCACAGCATTCTTTCACTAATATTGGGCAAGACTGTAACGATAATACCTACAGAACTCCCCATGATTTTGTTGAGCCTCCTGCTTTTCAATCAAGCTCATCAAATTTCAGTGGGCTGAACTTTAGATTCGGTGTGTCATCCTCTCCACAAATCTCTGCAGCAGCACAAAGACGTAACACAAGAAGGAAGTTAAGAACAAAGGGCAGTCTGGCATCGAAACCTTCAACTATCGGCTCTTTTGAACAGTCAAAATCTTCACAAGATACTAAGGGCATGCGGTTTTTCTGTGAAACAAGCAAAAATGAAGACCCAGTGAAAGAGCAACCGTCAAGAAAGTCTTCTACTTCTGCGGCCTTGGAGGCTTGTGAAACCTGGCGTACTAG TGGAAATAAAGCCTATGAAAATGGGCACTTTGCTACTGCAGAGGATTATTATACCCGTGGAATAAACTCTGTTACCCACTATGGTGTTTCTGGACATTGTTCTCGCGCATTGATGCTGTGTTACAGCAACCGTGCAGCTACAAGAATGTCGCTTGGCATGATgtgggaagcacttcaagattgttTGACTGCTACATCAATTGACCCCACCTTTCTTAAAGCTAAAGTTAGAGCTGCCAA TTGCCATCTTGCATTGGGCGATCTTGAAGATGCATTAAGGAGTTACATGGCCTGTTTGAACAGTAACACTGGGAGTTCTTCTGACCCTAAAATATTAGCCGAGGCTTCTGATGGCCTGGAAAGAGTCAAG GGTTCTGACACTCTCACAATGGCTAAGGCGTTGTCTGCTTTACTTGCTGAAGAGACTCGTCTTAATTCTCTGACCTCTACTGGTGGTAATCCTCACAGTGTGTTGGCTGCTGCCCAGAAACCTAAGAATATTTTTAAGCCTTGTGATCATTGTGGCAAGACCAATCATCGATCTGAGCTTTGCTTTGTCAAGTTCCCTGATAAGTTGACTGATTTCCGTGCACGACGTGCTGCTCGTGGTCGTGGTCCAGGACCATCTAATAGAGGCTCAGTTGCTGTTGCTGCCACTTCGTCCGCTTGTACTTCAGAGTCGGCCTGGGTACTTGATTCAGGAGCTTCCTTTCATGTCACATCTGATCAGTCAAAGTTGGCTTCTACTACACCTGTCACAGATGGTGCTTCAGTGCAGACAGCTGATG GACCTTCGTACAGGGGAAGTGATTGGGACTGGCCGTCGCCGTAG